TTTGGGGGTTGCATTGAGAGTTTCATTCAGGGCGGGAGGGTGGAGCTAAGGTTTCCTTAGCTCTGCGGATGTAAACAATGAGATTTCGGCGGTGGGAAACACCTGGTCCAGAGGAGCTCCAAAGGGACTGTAGACTGGAAGCGTTACTGGTGTTAGGTAGCCGAAGGTGGAATCGGATTTTCAGCGAGGCGGCGATGGGGCTCTCACACAGCGAGAGGAGACTTGCTGACCTTGACTGTTGGAACTGTTCTTACTCCTTGCTAGAAGGAGACTTTTCGGGTTGTGGACCGGGGTTCAGGCTGTGTTCTGGTGTCTGAATTTGAGTTGGTATGATTGTTGCGTTGGATTTTTGAGTCCATTTCCTAATGTGGAGTTAACTATTCGGTTTGTGGAGGAGCTAATGACCCACCTAGATCAATTCTTGGGTATCTCATTTTATGAAAATTTCCTCCTTTATTCTTCCTGTTTTCACCGGCTTCCCTCAGGTCCAACACCATGGCAACCACCAAACCCCTAGTGATGAGGAAGCTTGGGCTTGAGTTTTTGAACTCCACCCATTTTATTTAAGCGCCATCCCCACAGGGCTGTAGTTCCCAGATGCTCTGCTATCTTGCAGCCCCAGTTTCAGCTTAATGACCTTTCTAAGGTCTAAAGCACAGAGTCGGGCATGTAGTGTAGATTACGCTTTTTCCTGATGGTGTTTGTATGTCGCGTGTGTGCAGGGGCGAGGGCAGAGAGGGATTACTACATGTAATTTTGTTTCTCATCTTACAGGCTCCCAGGGGAAGGGAATGCAGGGTTACTGGGGCTGGGTCCAGAGGCAGCAGCACCAGGGAAAAGGATTCGAAAGCCCTCCCTGTTGTATGAGGGATTTGAAAGCCCTACGATGGCTTCAGTGCCGGCTTTGCAACTGACCCCTGCCAACCCACCACCCCCGGAGGTGTCTAATCCCAAAAAGCCAGGACGAGTCACCAATCAGCTTCAGTACCTGCACAAGGTGGTGATGAAGGCTCTATGGAAACATCAGTTTGCCTGGCCATTCCGGCAGCCTGTGGATGCTGTCAAATTGGGTCTTCCGGTGAGTAGAGACGGGATTGGGGGGTAGGGAAGTGAGCAAGAATGCGTGTGAATGGGGGTGGGCAGCCTAGTGTAGGTGCTGCGGCCCCTAGGGAGTCCCCACTTCACCCTGTAGGGCAGCTAGCCACAAGAGCTTTGGATTCTTGGTCCTTTGTGATTGCTCCAGCGCTTGCTCTCTTATCTTGGCATCTCTTATTGCGCCCTCCATGTGTCCTTCCTTAACTTTTGTGCCCtggctccattttacagattccCACCCCAGGTTGGGAGAGGAccacggtggccaaaattcttaGCTTCTTCCTTTCCCTCATGCAGTCCATGGATAGCCAGCCCCAGAGGTAATGTCACAGGATGGGAAGTTtccagagtgggagggaggtgggtggtTAGAGAAAGGCAGTAGGGGCCTCCCAGTGGGTGTTAAGagtcctccattttttttttttcctgtcctgtAGTTTTATTAGGGGCCGCAGTTTAGGAACTATATTCGTTTGATGCATAGAGGGGAATGTGTGAGTGAGAGTTGGCTGGTAGTTTCTgtaggaaaataaatgttttttcatgGCTCTGATttgagattttgttgttgttgtttaggactatcacaaaattataaaacagcCTATGGACATGGGTACTATTAAGAGGAGACTTGAAAACAATTACTATTGGGCTGCCTCTGAGTGTATGCAGGATTTCAATACTATGTTCACCAACTGTTACATTTACAACAAGGTGAGTTTTTCTTGGTTCACTTAACGGTGGAGAGGCAATATTGCTGTTGCTGGGTGTTTTGTCCATGTAgcgctttgtgtgtgtgtccgtgtttTAACTGTGGAAGGTGTTGCCCAAGTAGTCAGGGTTCTAAAAAACCTGAGGTGCAAGTGGTACCTACTAAACACAGTGGTTGTCTTCAGAGAGCCTACACTTAAAGGTTACTTAAGTAGAACACATTTTATACTTGGAGATGGTGGCCCTGTTTCTCAAAAAGCTCTGGAGACCAAAACAGCAAAATCTCTTTTCTTGTCAGCTCTCAGTTCCCTGGTTTCTGAATTTTAAGGGGCAAAGACAGTGTGGCTTTGGGATTTGTTAGTGGCCTTGTGTAGGTAATTTTCAGCATTTGATGATGAAATGCCAAGGGGGTTGGTGACCTGGGACTAGGAATTCATCAGAGGTAAGTCTTTTCAGCAGACTTTTGAACcttatttgtttgtgttttagcCCACTGATGACATTGTCTTGATGGCACAAACACTGGAAAAGATCTTCCTACAGAAAGTGGCGTCGATGCCACAAGAAGAGCAAGAGCTCGTGGTGACCATCCCTAAGAACAGCCACAAAAAGGGGGCCAAGCTGGCAGGTAGGGAGAGTGAGTTTTGCAAACAAAAACCTAAGCATAGGAAGGAGAATTTTAAACTAAatttttcctccctttttctaGCACTCCAGGGCAGTATTACCAGTGCCCATCAGGTGCCTGCCGTCTCTTCTGTGTCCCACACAGCCCTGTATACTCCACCGCCTGAGATACCTACCACCGTCCTCAACATTCCCCATCCATCAGTcatctcttctcccctcctcaaGTCCCTGCACTCTGCTGGCCCTCCGCTCCTTGCTGTCTCCGCAGCTCCTCCAGCTCAGCCTCTTGCCAAGGTATAGATCAGTGATTTCTTTGGGAGTCGGGAGGGAGAGGTTTTGAGTGAGATGGACCTGAGGTAATAGGATTCTGTGTCATTTTTCTCTGCAGAAAAAAGGGGTTAAGCGGAAAGCAGATACTACCACCCCTACACCTACagccatcctggctcctggttctccaGCTAGCCCTCCTGGGGGTCTTGAACCTAAAGCAGCAAGGCTTCCCCCCATGCGCAGAGAGAGTGGCCGCCCCATCAAGCCCCCACGCAAAGATTTGCCTGACTCACAGCAGCAACACCAGAGCTCTAAGAAAGGAAAGCTCTCCGAACAGTTAAAACATTGCAATGGCATTTTGAAGGAGCTACTCTCTAAGAAGCATGCTGCCTATGCCTGGCCTTTCTATAAACCCGTGGACGCTTCTGCTCTCGGCCTGCATGACTACCATGACATCATTAAGCACCCCATGGACCTCAGCACTGTCAAGGTACCCACTGCATGGGGCAGATGGGATGCTCAGGCAGTGGTTGGAGCCTAGGGATCACTAAAGCAAAAAGTCACACTTCGTTATGGTCACAAAGCAATCTGAATCTTGGTACTTTATGAAAATGGTAGGGCAAAAAGAGGTCAAGTTCTTGATGAGAGTCCATATTTCCTGGAGTTTGCTACACCAAGGATGGGTTTTTTCTTCAGAGCAACACTACTCATCTACAATTAAGTTGTACTTACTTGGAAGTGCTTAAAATTAGGGAAAAGGGTGGGAACGGGTCCAAgaccacctccccctcccctacacctgattttttttttctagacatAAATGTTTCTGCAACCCACCCAAATTCTTTTGACTTGAAACTTGAACTCCAGGGCACAGATCCTTAAAGTCATCCGCACTGTGCTCTCAAGAAGAGGGCTCCTCTTGTGGTGTCTGGGGTTGGCAGGGAAAGGTGAGTCTCTCTGCCTGTGCAGCTTCTGATGCTGCCTCCTTCTGCAGCGGAAGATGGAGAATCGTGACTACCGAGATGCACAGGAGTTTGCTGCTGATGTGCGGCTTATGTTCTCCAACTGCTACAAGTACAATCCTCCCGACCACGACGTTGTGGCCATGGCCCGGAAGCTACAGGTGAGTGAAGAGTTGGGCTTTGAAGTGTTACATGGGTATGGgcagagattttgtttttaagtgcCTCAACCTACCACTGTGTAGAACTCTGCTCCCTGTTCTTTCGTAAACGAGTCATACCGCTGGGTAGTTGGGTGTAGTCAGGCTGTGTATTGGCATAGTTTTAAGTCTGCCTCTGTTTCCAGGATGTATTTGAGTTCCGTTATGCTAAGATGCCAGATGAACCACTGGAACCAGGGCCTTTACCAATCTCAACTGCCTTGCCCCCTGGCCTGGCCAAATCCTCTTCAGAATCCTCCAGTGAGGAGAGTAGCAGTGATAGCTCctctgaggaagaggaggaggatgaggaggaggaggaagaagaggaggagagtgaAAGCTCGGACTCAGAGGAAGAAAGGGCCCATCGTCTGGCAGAACTACAGGAACAGGTATTTTGTCACTCTTCAGTCTTTACTGGGTAAGAGGTTAATGCCCTCCCTGCCTTTGTCCTAATTCTTTCTGAGTCTTACTTTACTGTTTACTTTACCTAACTCGTGTCTGATTTTCTTCAGCTGCGGGCAGTACATGAACAGCTGGCTGCCCTATCCCAGGGCCCAATATCTAAGCCCAAgcggaagagagagaaaaaggagaaaaagaagaaacggAAGGCAGAGAAACATCGAGGTCGAACTGCAGTTGACGAAGATGACAAGGGGACTCGGGCACCCCGCCCACCTCAGCCTAAGAAATCCAAGAAAGCAAGTGGTGGtgggggtgccggtgctgctgCACTAGGGCCCCCTGGCTTTGGACCTTCGGGAGGAAGTGGCACCAAGTGAGTTCTGACAGGGTAGGAGAAGCTAGCTTGGCTAATTCAGTCTCCAGAGGGTGCCATCTTAGATCCTTTGCATAGTGTTTCTCTAAACTAGGTTCAGCAGACTTTATGCAAATAGCCAGGTAATAGAACAGGCTTTGGCTCTCCAGGGTGGTGTGAAAGCAGTATGCAAACAAGTGACCACGACTGAGGTCTAGTGAAACTATCGGAAGAACAAGCAGTAGTGGGACTTGTTTTCTGGGCCAGTTCACTGCTGCCACctctaaaattaataaaagttaGACTAGTGTGTTAATAGCGCTTTAGGGGACAAAAAGATTGAGCCATTCCAGTGTATCTGTCTACACTTAGTTCTCAAAGCCCAAAGTAAATATGAAACGATTGTCCTGCCAAGAGTTCAGTGAAATGCTCTGCTTCCCTAATAATGCTCAAGGAGCCCACCTGTGGCTCAGTCATTTGTCTGAATGCAGTAACAGAAGCTTCCCCCTCTAAGCAAGAAAGGAGGACTGTTGGGTTGAACAGTGGGCATGTGTTAGAAGAGGCTCTTTCTCTACTTGACAATTTGCTTTTGCCTATAGGCTCCCCAAAAAGAGCACAAAGAcagctgcacctgccctgcccacggGTTACGAttcagaggaggaagaagagagcagACCCATGAGTTACGATGAGAAGCGGCAGTTGAGCCTGGACATCAACAAGTTACCTGGGGAGAAACTCGGTCGAGTTGTACATATCATCCAGGCCAGGGAACCCTCTTTACGTGACTCAAACCcagaagagatagagatagacttTGAGACGCTCAAGCCCTCCACTCTGAGAGAGCTTGAGCGCTACGTCCTTTCATGCCTGCGAAAGAAACCCCGGAAGCCCTACAGTAAGTGTGATGAAGTCCAGCAGCACCAGTAGTCTCAAGCTCTGAGGACAGTTTGCAGAAGGGCAGTGGGGTGTGTGTAACGCACTTGATCAGCTCCCAGGATGTAGGGACACATTGGCTGATTCTGATGTTCAAGAAAGGAATTCAGCAACCCAGGGGCTGATGACGCTAGGGTACTTAAATAATTGTACTGAAtcctattaaattttttttcctagccATTAAGAAACCTGTGGGAAAGACAAAGGAAgaactggctttggagaaaaagcGAGAACTAGAAAAGCGGTTACAAGATGTCAGCGGGCAGCTAAATTCTACCAAAAAACCCCCTAAGAAAGGTGGGTGTTGTTTCGGGCTGCTGCAGACTGTGTTCTCCTCTTGACTGCTCTCACATCTTTAACCTTCCGTCTTTGTCCTGCAGTGAGTGAGAAAACAGAGGCATCTTCTGCACAGCAAGTGGCAGTGTCACGGCTCagtgcttccagctccagctcagaTTCCAGCTCAtcctcttcatcttcctcttcttcagaCACCAGTGATTCAGACTCAGGCTAAGGGGCCAGGCCAGATGGGGCAGGAAGGCTCCGCAGGACCGGACCCCTAacccaccctgccccgcccctttCTTCTTGGTGTGACACTTCTTCATCTCACCTTCCCTCCCCCCCTGTAGGAGAGCTGGCTCTGCAGGGGGGAGGGATGCAGGGACGTTGCTGAAGGAGGAGCATGGACAGCATACTATTGAAATCCCAGCCCCATTGGGAGCAcagagccgcccccccccccccccagctcagaATTCCTGGGATGGGGCAGGGATGCAGGGTGGGAGTGGGCAACAGCCCTATTTGGGATTACCTAAGGCCATGGCTACCCTGTTCACTTCTAAGGACCCTGTTGTGAGGTTGAttgttctaatttattttaagctAGGTAAGGCTGAGGGGGTTACGGCCATGATCCCCCTTAGCCTccatggggaggggagaagggggagcgCTTTTTTTTacgttgacttttttttttttttttctactgttttccctttttccttccgCACCATTTGGGGCCCTGGGAGTTTCAGTCATCTCCCCATTTGGTCCCCTGGACTTTCTTTGTCTGTTGATTCTAActtgtaaataaagaaaatattattcaaGTTTTGAGTTACCTTAGTAACAGATGTTTTCATAGTCTTTCTAAAGGATTGAAGGTTTGGATCTGATCTAGTTTACAAGAATACTTGACTCTTTGCCTTAAGAGTTTAAAATTCAAGGTTTGAGGTAGACTTTGAGGTCCTTACAGGCTGGATATGTGAATTGTCTCTCAAACACAAAAGTGTGGAAGTGGGGTGGAGGTAACAAACTTGTAACTGCCTTAAGGCAGCTGAGTCTACTAAATTAAATTTCACTGCCTTCATTTCACTTTGTAGGTTTACAGAACACTTAGAACATAGCTGTCATTTTGGCAACACCCAGTAACTTGTTAAAGGGACGAGAAGGGATTATGTGGTTCAGCTAGCAGGGGTGCATTTATTCTGAGATTTGGGACTTTACTGCAGCTGTCTGACTCTGTAAGGGAGGATAGAAGACCTGAATTTGGGAGGTGAGGGAGGGCTTAGTAGTGTTAGAATAAAGCAAGTTGTTTATCGATGTTGTTAGGTTCAGGGACGGGTATGTGGCGTGAACTCTGGAAGTGAAGATTGTAGAAGTAGCAATGATAAATTGGACTGTACAAATAATAGCCCCTCTATCTTGAATTCTGAGTATTGGGGTCGGGGGTGAGCAACATGGATGCTAAAGCTCCATGGGACAGTCATGTATAA
The sequence above is drawn from the Lepus europaeus isolate LE1 chromosome 3, mLepTim1.pri, whole genome shotgun sequence genome and encodes:
- the BRD2 gene encoding bromodomain-containing protein 2 isoform X2 — translated: MDMGTIKRRLENNYYWAASECMQDFNTMFTNCYIYNKPTDDIVLMAQTLEKIFLQKVASMPQEEQELVVTIPKNSHKKGAKLAALQGSITSAHQVPAVSSVSHTALYTPPPEIPTTVLNIPHPSVISSPLLKSLHSAGPPLLAVSAAPPAQPLAKKKGVKRKADTTTPTPTAILAPGSPASPPGGLEPKAARLPPMRRESGRPIKPPRKDLPDSQQQHQSSKKGKLSEQLKHCNGILKELLSKKHAAYAWPFYKPVDASALGLHDYHDIIKHPMDLSTVKRKMENRDYRDAQEFAADVRLMFSNCYKYNPPDHDVVAMARKLQDVFEFRYAKMPDEPLEPGPLPISTALPPGLAKSSSESSSEESSSDSSSEEEEEDEEEEEEEEESESSDSEEERAHRLAELQEQLRAVHEQLAALSQGPISKPKRKREKKEKKKKRKAEKHRGRTAVDEDDKGTRAPRPPQPKKSKKASGGGGAGAAALGPPGFGPSGGSGTKLPKKSTKTAAPALPTGYDSEEEEESRPMSYDEKRQLSLDINKLPGEKLGRVVHIIQAREPSLRDSNPEEIEIDFETLKPSTLRELERYVLSCLRKKPRKPYTIKKPVGKTKEELALEKKRELEKRLQDVSGQLNSTKKPPKKVSEKTEASSAQQVAVSRLSASSSSSDSSSSSSSSSSSDTSDSDSG
- the BRD2 gene encoding bromodomain-containing protein 2 isoform X1; translation: MLQNVTPHNKLPGEGNAGLLGLGPEAAAPGKRIRKPSLLYEGFESPTMASVPALQLTPANPPPPEVSNPKKPGRVTNQLQYLHKVVMKALWKHQFAWPFRQPVDAVKLGLPDYHKIIKQPMDMGTIKRRLENNYYWAASECMQDFNTMFTNCYIYNKPTDDIVLMAQTLEKIFLQKVASMPQEEQELVVTIPKNSHKKGAKLAALQGSITSAHQVPAVSSVSHTALYTPPPEIPTTVLNIPHPSVISSPLLKSLHSAGPPLLAVSAAPPAQPLAKKKGVKRKADTTTPTPTAILAPGSPASPPGGLEPKAARLPPMRRESGRPIKPPRKDLPDSQQQHQSSKKGKLSEQLKHCNGILKELLSKKHAAYAWPFYKPVDASALGLHDYHDIIKHPMDLSTVKRKMENRDYRDAQEFAADVRLMFSNCYKYNPPDHDVVAMARKLQDVFEFRYAKMPDEPLEPGPLPISTALPPGLAKSSSESSSEESSSDSSSEEEEEDEEEEEEEEESESSDSEEERAHRLAELQEQLRAVHEQLAALSQGPISKPKRKREKKEKKKKRKAEKHRGRTAVDEDDKGTRAPRPPQPKKSKKASGGGGAGAAALGPPGFGPSGGSGTKLPKKSTKTAAPALPTGYDSEEEEESRPMSYDEKRQLSLDINKLPGEKLGRVVHIIQAREPSLRDSNPEEIEIDFETLKPSTLRELERYVLSCLRKKPRKPYTIKKPVGKTKEELALEKKRELEKRLQDVSGQLNSTKKPPKKVSEKTEASSAQQVAVSRLSASSSSSDSSSSSSSSSSSDTSDSDSG